GGCCACGACGGGGTCGCCGACCTGGACGTTCTCCGAGTTGCCGAGGGCGAGGGGCTTGAGCCCGCGCACGCCGGTGACCTTGACGACGGCGAGGTCGTAGCCGGAGTCGTGGCCGATCACCTCGGCCTTGGCGGTCTCGCCTCCGCTGAAGGTGACCGATATGTCACCGCTGCTGCCGGCCGGCTCGACGACGTGGTTGTTGGTGAGGATGTGGCCCTGGGCGTCGAGGACGAAACCGGTGCCGGTGCCCTGGGTGTCGGAACCGCTGACGTGGATCGTGACGACGCCCGGCAGGGCGCGGGCCGCGATTCCGGCGATGCTGTCGGGGTCGCGCTTTGCGGACTCGGCGTCGGTCTGCGGCAGTTCCACGTCGGCGGACGAGCCGTCGCGCTCCAGATACGTGCCGACGAGGCCACCGATCCCGCCCGCGACGAGCGCGACCACGGCGGTCCAGACGACCAGCAGCCGCCGCCCCTGCTTGGTCCCCCGCCGCCGCCCGTCCACGGGCGCGGGCGTTCTCCAGGGGTCGTACCGCTGCCAGGGCCCTCCGGGCGGGGGCGGGTTGGTCCCGGGTCCGCCGGGGACCGTACCAGGCCCCTCCGGGCCACCCGCGAGCGGCGGTGCCCCGTGGTGCGCCTGCTGTTCGACAGGTACCGGTGCGCGATCCGCCGGGTGCGGGCCGGGCTGAGCGGCTGCGGCAGGGTGCGGGGCGTACGGGGCGGCGTGGGGTATCGGTCCGCCCGCGTACGGCGGCGGTGTGCCGTGCTCCGGCGGCACGGGCGTGCTGTGGGCAGGGGACGGCATGGCCGTGCCCTGCGCGGGCGTGGCGGCGGCCGGGTGCTGCACCGGCGGCGCGGGCGCCCAGGGACCGGGCTCACCGTAAGGCGGCGTGCCGTAGGGATCCGGTGCATGCAGAGGACGCGGCCGCGCCTGCGGCACGGCACCCTGATCAGCCGTTACGGGTTCACCGGGCACCCCAGCAGGTCCCTCGGCCACAACCGCATCAGCACCCGGAATGGGATCACTGGGATCTTCGGCAGCCGGGACATCGGCAACGGCACCACGGTGACCGGAACCCTCTTCAGTACCGGCACGAGTGCCCGCAACCGACGCCCCGCCACCCGAAGCTTCACCGCTCCCGACGAGCGCGTCTGCGGTACCGGCTCCCGACGGGGACTCGGCCTCGGCCCCAGCATCCCCCGAGCCCGCCGCAGGCATCGCCGCCGGCTGGGCCAGCTCGAAGTCCCCGTCATCGCGCGGAGCGCCCCCGTTGGGCCGGGGGCGGCTCCACCACTTCGCCTTTGTGGGCTTCCCCTCGTCCATCTTCCGCCGCTCTCCCCACACCTGGCCCGCGGCAACGACCCGCGGGCAGCCACACGGCGATCGCCCCAGTCGGACCGCCTGTCGGCGCCGCGCTCCGGGATCGCCCGGCGGGCGCGGCCGCTCACCATGGATTCAACCAGGTTCGCGGACCGGCGCGCAGAGGGCAGGGTCAGCAGAGGGCAGGGTCAGCGGGCGGAGGCTGTGGGCGTGCCGGAGGTCGACGCCGCGGGGGCCGCCGCGAGGCCGGCCCCGGGGCCGGTCTCCGGGCTCGACCCGGGGCTTTCGAATGCGGGGACGGATGTGGAGGGACGTATCAGGGGAGACAGCGTCGTGGTCCCGCTGAGGAGCGGGGCCGCGAGCGGGTAGACGGCGCTCTGCGCGCCCGGCTGCGTGGCCATGCCGGACAGCAGGGGTGCGCCCGACTCCGTGGCGGCGACCGGTGCGTTCAGCGCGCCGCCCGCCCGCTGTCCGAGCATCGGCGACATGTTCCGGCGGCGCTGTGATTCGGCCGCCGTGGCGACGCCGGCGCTCTGGGAGCGCAATGGCGTCGCGTTGCTGCCCGAACCGCCGCCCCGGACGTCACCGCCCGTGTCGGCGGGAACGCCGGTGGAGACGCCGCCGAGCGCGATCGCGGCGAGCGACACGGCACCGGCAGCGGCGAACGCGAAGCGGCGCCCGCGGGTGGCCGCGCGGTCGGCGTCACCGCGTCCGACCTCATGGATGCGGAAGCCGCGCTCCACGGCGGGGGCGCTGGCGAGCAGTGCGTTGTGGCGGCCGGTCGGGGCGTAGCCGAAGGGGTCGGGGTCTACTCCGAAGACTCCGTTCCCGAAGCCTCTGCCGCCGAGTCCTTCCCCGCCGAACGGGGTGCCGCCGCCGTGTGAGTCGTCACCTCCCCCGGGGAGCCCCTGGAGACGGGCCAGGAAGCTCTCTGTGGGAGGCGGCGGTGCCGCCTCGGCGAAGACACTCTTCAGTCGCCGCTGTGCGTCGGCCTCGGCCTTGCACTTCGGACAGGTGGCCAGATGGGCGAGTCCCCGCTCGCGGGCGTCATGGCCCAGCTCGCCATCGACAAGGGCGGCGAGCCGGTCTCCGAGATGCTGCTCGGAGAGCTGCCGCTCGGCGGGGTCCGGACGTGATCCACTCACGCGGTCGTGCCCCCTCCTCCAAGCGCGGGAACGCCCGTGGCC
The DNA window shown above is from Streptomyces sp. NBC_01445 and carries:
- a CDS encoding trypsin-like peptidase domain-containing protein, translated to MDEGKPTKAKWWSRPRPNGGAPRDDGDFELAQPAAMPAAGSGDAGAEAESPSGAGTADALVGSGEASGGGASVAGTRAGTEEGSGHRGAVADVPAAEDPSDPIPGADAVVAEGPAGVPGEPVTADQGAVPQARPRPLHAPDPYGTPPYGEPGPWAPAPPVQHPAAATPAQGTAMPSPAHSTPVPPEHGTPPPYAGGPIPHAAPYAPHPAAAAQPGPHPADRAPVPVEQQAHHGAPPLAGGPEGPGTVPGGPGTNPPPPGGPWQRYDPWRTPAPVDGRRRGTKQGRRLLVVWTAVVALVAGGIGGLVGTYLERDGSSADVELPQTDAESAKRDPDSIAGIAARALPGVVTIHVSGSDTQGTGTGFVLDAQGHILTNNHVVEPAGSSGDISVTFSGGETAKAEVIGHDSGYDLAVVKVTGVRGLKPLALGNSENVQVGDPVVAIGAPFDLANTVTSGIISAKERPITAGGEKGDGSDISYVDALQTDAPINPGNSGGPLVDSQGRVIGINSAIRSADSGSDLEGGQSGSIGLGFAIPINQGKRVAEELINTGRATHPVIGVTLDMDYSGDGARVATKGNNGGSPVNPGGAGAKAGIKGGDVVTAVDGAPVHSAQELIVKIRSHRPEDRLALTVERDGKGREVTLVLGSADGS
- a CDS encoding zf-HC2 domain-containing protein → MSGSRPDPAERQLSEQHLGDRLAALVDGELGHDARERGLAHLATCPKCKAEADAQRRLKSVFAEAAPPPPTESFLARLQGLPGGGDDSHGGGTPFGGEGLGGRGFGNGVFGVDPDPFGYAPTGRHNALLASAPAVERGFRIHEVGRGDADRAATRGRRFAFAAAGAVSLAAIALGGVSTGVPADTGGDVRGGGSGSNATPLRSQSAGVATAAESQRRRNMSPMLGQRAGGALNAPVAATESGAPLLSGMATQPGAQSAVYPLAAPLLSGTTTLSPLIRPSTSVPAFESPGSSPETGPGAGLAAAPAASTSGTPTASAR